Below is a genomic region from Fischerella sp. PCC 9605.
CAGGCAAATGATTACTTACAAAGGGCATTAGAACTCGATCCGAAACTGGGAGTTGCTCACTATAATTTGGGGTTAGTCAGAGAGCAGCAACAAAATTGGGATAAAGCGATCGCATCCTTTAAAAAAGCAATGGAATATAGTAAAAATGCTCCAGAACCAGCCTACCATCTGGGCGTATGTTATCTCCAGCAAGGCAAAATAGATAAAGCCAAAGATGCCTTTCGCAAAGCAGTACAAATTAATCCCAAATATCCAGAAGCCTACTACAGTCTTGGTTCAATTTTATATAGCCAAAACAAGTTAAAAGATGCCTTAGAAGCTTTTAGAAAATCAGCCGAAGCTAACTCCAACTATCCCAACGCCTATTATGGTGCAGGGTTAGTTTTTATACAGCTTAATCAATATGGAGACGCGGCGCAGGTTTTGCAGTACGCCAGAGATTTATACAAAGCCCAGAATAATCCCGAGTGGACAAATAAAGCTGAGCAACTGTTGCAACAAGCACAAAGAATGAATTAGGGATCGGGGATCGGGGATCGGGGATCGGGGATCGGGGATCGGGAATTGGGAATAGGTGAAAATTATGAATGCTGAAAATTTCATAATTCATAATTCATAATTCATAATTTTTATGCCCCTTGCCCTAATCCCTAATTCCCAGTTCGGTCAAAATCAATCAAAATAAAAGTGTTGGGTGGACTGGCTGGTGTGTCAACGGTTGTCCCAATACAAATGGAAAAGTTCATGAGGAAGCGCCCCAAAAGCCAATTTTTGTTATGCGATCGCTGGTTTGACCGACATTGGATAGTCCGCCACATGGAGGCCTTCCAAGATTTGATTGTGATTGTCCTGTGTCTGAGTTTGTTCAGCGTCATGCTCTTGCAACTGCGGGGAATCTTTGTCGCCCTTACCCAGACACTGGACTATAAACATGTGACTGCCAAAATCTTATTCATCTTGATTTTGGTGGAACTATTTCGACTGCTCATGATTTACTTGCAAGAACACAGCATTGCTGTCGGTGTAGCAGTTGAAATTACGATTGTATCTGTACTGCGAGAAGTCGTTGTTCACGGAGCACTGGATATTTCTTGGATTAAAGTCGCATCAATTTGTGGCTTATTGTTTGTTTTGGGTGCCTTGCTAATTGTCTGTGCCAAGACACCACATATGGATTGTATGAGCGCAAACACAAAATTTTGCCCGATTGTCTACCTTGAGGGCAATCAAGAACAAAAAGAGCGCGATTTTGAGCATTCACGTCATCGCCAAGAAATTAGGTAAAAGGGACTGGGGACTGGTGATTAGGTGGGGGCATGGGGCAAGGAGCATAAAAATTATGAATTATGAATTATGAATTATGAATTATGAAATTTTCAGCATTCATAATTTTCACCTATTCCCAATGCCCAATCCCCGATTCCCAATCATCAGAAGGGTGTGTGAGCTGTAGCATAACGTACCCTCTTTAGTTGTATTCGTGCATACGCTTTTGGACAGATGAATACCTCTGTTAGAGCGAGTAGAAGTGAATATAGGAATTCTAAAGGAGGGTGAATCAATGACTCAAACTACAGAAAACAGACAGTCTCAAAATCCGATTAGCAACCTGGAGTATGACTTTCTCACCGTGTTGCACAATAAAGGCCAAGCTATCAAAGCTTACGACACATACATCCAAGACGCACAACAAGCAGGTTCTCAGCCTTGTGTAGAACTGTTCCAAAAGCTGCGCCAGTCTGATATTGAGCAAGCACAGGAAATCCGTCGCCATCTTCAGGAAGTAATGCAGAAAGGTAAGATGTAAAGTTGGTGATATAAAGCGATCGCTTTTTTATTGCTTCTTGCAAAAAAAGCGATCGCTTCTAACTTAGCTTGCAGCTACTATAATTCAAAGTTAGGAGCATCCAAAGATAGATTTGGATTATAGTAAGGATCTGTTCCTAATTTATGAAAGTAATCTTTCCATTTATCATTTAATTTATTCCACTCTCCCGGTCTTAAACCTTTTTGCCTACTAGCTGATTCATAATGGATAAGTTGAGCATAAGGCGTGACTATATTGCGATATCCAAATTGATGCGCTTTTAAACATAAATCGACATCGTTGTAGTTTAAAGGAAAGTCCTCATCAAGTCCTCCTAACTGCTGAAACACCTCTTGTCGCATCATTAAACAAGCAGCAGTTACGGCTAAATAGTTTCTATTGACAATATTTGAACAAAAATAACCTGATTGTTCGCTATCAAAACCATAGAAAGCATGACAAGGATTACCTTCAAGAATTATTATCCCTACATGCTGTATTCTGCCATCAGGAAATAAAAGTTTTGCTCCCACTGCACCAATTTCTGGTTGTTGTGCAAGTTCTAACATTGATTCCAGCCAATCAGGAGTAATTACTTCTGTATCATCATTTAACGACAGCAGGTATTGTCCTTTCGCTTCCGCTGCGCCTTTATTTATCCGCATCGAAAAGTTAAAAGGTTCAGCGCAACGTACTAATTGCACATTTAAAGCGACTATTTTCTCTAAAGTTGCTTTTGGAATGTCATAACCATCCACCACAATAATTTCAAAATTACGATAGGTACTCAACTGCTGAATGCTGCGGATGCAATTTTCTAAAAAACAAAGATTACCAGAAGGAATTTTAGTAGTTGTGCCAGCACTAGGGATGATTATGCTAACAAGAGGATGCCCAATAATATCGCGCCGAACTCTGTAAATACCTGGATTTGCTGTTTCTTCCACACGCCCTGGATACGGACTGCGCTCTAACATTGATTCTAGAGCTTTTCTACCAGCAATATACGCCCAAGGTTTTGCTTGTGAGCCAGATGCAGCAGAGGCGGATATGCTGCGCCAGTGATAGAGAATCTTTGGAATATGGTAGATGTTTTTTGTTTTCTCTACAACTCGCAATACCAAATCATAATCTTGTGAGCCATTATATTCGCTGCGGAAACCATTTATTTCATGAATCATGCTAGTACGATAAACGCCTAAGTGGCAGGTGTACATGCAAGAATAGAAATACTCTGGAGACCAGTCTGGTTTAAAGCAGGGAGAAAATCGCTTTCCTTTATTATCTATTTTGTCTTCATCGCTATAAATAAAATCTGCTTCTGGGTGCTGGTTGATTAACTTAGCATTTTCAAATAAAGCATCTATTGTTAATTCATCATCATGGTCTAAAAGTGCAATATAGTCTCCTGTTGCTAATTCTAATGCAGAGTTACTAGCAGCAGAAATATGACCGTTCTCTGTTCTGAATACAACTTTGATACGTGAATCAAGTTGACTATAGTGAGTCAATATAGAGCGAATATGGGGATGGGTAGAAGCGTCATCAGCAATGCAAAGTTCCCAATTTGGGTAGATTTGCTTGCGAACTGATTCAATGGCTTTTTCTAACAATTTTGCCTCTATATTGTAAACAGGCATAATTACTGAAAACTTAGGCTGGAGTTGCCATTGGACAATTTGCTGATGAGCAGATGTGATATCTTGTTGTGTTAATGTATTTCTTTTTATCCATTTTTGATATGCTATTTTATTCCTCAGTTGATAAGCAATATTTTGGTAGATAAAGTGTATTAATCCTCGCGTTTTTCGTCTGCGCAATATACGTTGTAGTTTCTGAACTTTTTTATTAAATTGCATTTCTATCTTTTGATTTAATAAACAAAATTAATAATGCTTCTTAAATAGGAGTTTTTCTTTTATCTTCAGCATTTTACTTCTTAACTGCCAAAATTTACTACTTTCCATAGCATTAACTAAAGTTTGTAATCGTTGAATCTCTGCATTTTTATATTGTAATTCTGCATGACACTGATAAATATCTGAATAAATATTGTTTATCTGCCTTACATACCCCAATCTTCTTCGCATCTTTTCTCCAATTACTTTTGGGCTTAATACAGACTTAATATGCTGATCTGCTTTTATACCCACTTGTTTTGCTTCTTCAGGATTATTAAATACGTACTGCATTAAACATGCAGCATGTTCAATGTCTGGTTCTGCCCACAGATTCCCTTTTTTGTAAGGCCCGTAATCCTCTGTTAGAGACACTAAAGAGTACTTAACAAGAAAACTATTACTAAGATTCATAAATTCGGTATTGGCTGAATAGGCAGTTGCTATGACTGGTTTTCCATAGAACATGGCTTCTGCCATCGTCAGTCCAAAACCCTCAGAGCGATGCAAAGATAAGTAGCAATCACAATTGTAAATGAGTGCATTTAGTTCATCTTTAAGTAGATAGCAATCAATTAATTTGATATTTTTAAAACCTTCTACTAAAACTTCAAATTGCTGGAGTTTATCTGGAAAGTATTTAGCGTTTGAAAACTTAATTACTAGCAAGACGTTTTCATTTTCTTTACCAAAAGCCCGTTTAAATGCTTCAATAACAGCCGCCGGATTTTTGCGTTCAAATACACTGCAAAAATCAAATATAAACAGAAAAATAAATTTATTATCTGGTAATCCTAGCGCTTGTTTACTAACTGAGGGTTTGGGAAGAGAAATACTGTGCATAACCTTTAGCACTGGTATAGGAGATACAGGTGCGATCGCTTCTACACAATAACTACTTGGAGTCCAGATTTCATGAAAAAGATTAAACGCAGACAACCATTCTTTGGGAAATTCTGGTAATTCCCACGCCCAAAATCCAATATTATACTTGTCTTTAAAATATTCAGGACTAGTGTAACTGATAAAAGCATTAATCATATCCACATTTACCTGAATAATATTTATTGGATAAGGATTATCATCAGAAAAATCTGTGTAGGAAGAATCCATCTTCCTATGCATTGTGTTAAAAGTACAGTTATTAATAACAAAAGGAATGCCAGCCGCTTCAACAGCTCTAATAGTTCCTCGGACTCCTTCACCAAGCCCAAATTCACTGTTAACATAACCTGAAATATTCACACCAAAATTATCGCTAACGGTGTTGTTGGCAATTTCAGGTTTTGAGTCCATATTTTTCTCCTAAAGTGTCAGATTCTAGCAGTAGGGGCACACAACTGTATACCCCTACTAGTTTTGAATAATTATCCACAGATACACATAGATAAGTACATGGCATAGATGATAAAGTAGCAAACTGATACCACTAAATCACTAAAACAGTAGCTGTAAGACAAAATTAAATTTATAAAACCATTACTTGTCGCTCAATTCCTTCAAATCATGATCGACCATTAGCTGCACCATCTGTTCAAAGGAGCACTGTGGTTTCCAACCCAGTTCCGCTTTAATCTTGTAAATGCAACCTGCCAATTGTACTGGTTCATCTGGACGGTAGAATGCAGGGTCAACAGATACATAATCTTCCCAGTTCAAACCCACATACTCAAAGGCACATTCTACCAGTTCTCGCACCGAATGAGTTTCACCACTGGCTATGATATAGTCATCTGCTTTAGTTTGCTGTAACATCAACCACATAGCATATACCGCATCTTTGGCATAGCACCAATCACGCCGTGCATCTAAATTACCAAGTTTTAATTCCTTGGCTAATCCCAGTTTAATCATTGCCGCAGTGTGAGTAACTTTGCGAAATACAAACTCTGTACCGCGACGGGGAGATTCATGGGTGTAGGTGATACCACAGCAACCAAAAAGATTATATTTTTGGCGATAATTGACTGTCATCCAATGAGCGTAAGCTTTAGCAACACCATAAGGATTACGCGGACGAAAAGCAGTACGTTCGGTTTGGGGTGATTCATCGGGTTGACCAAACACTTCACTACTAGAAGCTTGGTAAAATCTAGCATCAGGTTTACAGCGTCGAATCGCTTCTAGAAGCCGCGACACTCCCAAAGCAGTGTATTCAGCAGTAAGTGCTGGTTGTGTCCAAGACAGGGGAACATAGCTTTGAGATGCAAGATTGTATATTTCATCTGGTTGGCACTCAGTCACCACATCCATCAGCGAAGACTGATCTAACAAGTCACCAGATACAATATGGATCTGGTTAAAAAGGTGACTGATGCGTTCTAGATTGCTGGTGCTGGAACGGCGAACTAAGCCAAATACTTGATAGTCTTTTTCTGCAAGGATTTCAGCGAGGTAGGAACCGTCTTGTCCAGTTAATCCGGTGATGAGAGCTCTTTTTGCCATTATCTTAGAGGATGTTTGCAAAGTCAAAAAAAGCTCACGTAACAAAACTCTGTCAGTAGATAAAAATACGACAGTGTTGCGAGAGCTATGTATAAATTTTACCCACGCCATATGACAGACTAACAGTGGGAATGGCCACCGAATTTAAACCAGAGGAATGATTACCCTCACTTTCTGCTTTCAAGTACAATGCAGACTCTCAAACGACCTCTTGCTACAGTCTCACGCGCAACCTTATTTTGCTTTAGCAAGTATCTCAAAATGCAACATGCCGTCAGGAAGCCAATTTGTCTTTACGGCTTCTTCATTTTTATCTTCCCAATACTTCCAAACTTCCTCAGCACTTTTAAATAGTGATTGTTTACCTGAATGTTCTACAATGTGTACGTCTTCAAATATTTCAAATAACTTCCGAAGAAAGTCTTGCGGATTTAGCTCCGAAACCTCTTTAAGGCAGCGTGGATTGAACTCCATTAGGACAATAGGCTTATGAAGAGTTAATAGAGTACGAAAACCCTCTATTGCATAAGATTCATGTCCCTCTATATCTATTTTTACTACATTTTTACTACATTAATGGAAGTAAGATCTTTTAGCAGGTCATCAAGTATAACCGACTGAAGATAGTTCTTACCATTCTCTGGTGCAATTAAATAAGTATTAGATGTTCCACCATCCAGTGAAAAAATATCCACCCTATTTGACGCTGCAAATGGCATGACACACACATTTTTAAACTTATTTTTTACAATACCCGCATATAATAATTGCAAATTATCAGGGTTTGGTTCCACAGCTATGACTTTTCCAGAGGTTCCTACCGCTTTTGCTCCTGCAAAAGTCATCATACCTACATTTGCACCTATATCAACAAATGTATCTCCTTCCTTTAGTAGATTTGATAGCACGTTAACTACGTGCGGCTCCCATGTCTTATTATTTACAATTTGACGACCAAAATCTTGTTCACTTTTTTTAACACAAACGTAATACCCTCCACAATCAATAGCAAGTACTTTTTCATCATCTTCAATTTTCTGTTGATATTCTGCGGAATTAATAAATGATGAGAATAATTCATCTAGTGAAATACCGTTTTTAATTAGTTTTTCGTAGTCTTTAAATCCGGCATATTCTGGGTTTCTGCCGAGAATTAATCTATAGGCTGAAATGACATCTTCAATATCAGCAACACCGTTAAACGGTTTATCAACGTAATTTCTCATTGTTTCCTCTCATACAGATTTTATTGCAGTACAAATATCTGTTCAGTTGCTTATAGCAGTCTAACACTCCTATGTAAGAGTATTATCCAGCACTTTGGTAATCTTGTCTCAGTAAATCGCTGACTTGTACTAAAACACATCTTTTCAATTTAGTAGTGAGTTAAGTAAGAGGTAATTTGTGACTAATGCGTTCTAGGTTATTGGTGTTAGAACGGCGGACTAAGCCAAATGCTTAGTTACCTTTTTCTACAAAGATTTCAGCGAGGTAGTAACTGTCTTGTCCAGTTAATCCAGTGATAAGAGCTTTTTTATCATTATTTATTTAATATATTCTTCATTAATTACCTCAAATATTTGCTTTTAGCTTTTGTAGGCGTTCGCGTACCCATAAACTTTTTTGAACATCATTTTCTAGCAGTCATAAACAAATGGGCTTGTAAAAACTCTCGCCCTTTGTGGAAATTAAAATTACTTATTCAATAAACTTAAATATTTTTCCTCTATCTTCGACCACACATAATTTGTCTCTACAAACTTCTTTCCCTGCAAACCCAACTGATATCTAATGTGTTCATTCATCATCTCTATAGCTACCTGAAACTCTTCTTTGCAGGTATACCAAAGTCCGCCCTGTGCGCGACGACACTGCCCTACCAAGACATCACATTTGTCACTAACCAATACAGGCTTACCTACTGCCCAAGCTTCTAACAACACCATAGAAAGACTTTCAAATGGTGAAGGCATTACCAATAAATCACAAGCTGCTAAAGCATCCCACTTAGTTTGATCGTCCACAAAACCCAATGCAATAATATCTGGATGCTTGGGAATTGGCATTGTTGGCTTACCCAGCAAAACCAATTTTCTGGAGGTAGAATTCTGTTTTCTTAACTCAATAAAGTAGCTAAAAAGCTCATCACAGCCTTTGCACGGATCAATCCTGCCAACATATAGTAAAAAAGGGTCATCAATTTTGTATATCTGCCTAAAATTTTCTGCACTCAAGGCTTTTGGCGAATCTACAGCTACACCAACAACAGGCCCCTCTAGATTTATCTTAGGAAAACGTACTTTCAAAAAATTCCTTTCTTCTACCGTATTAAAGATAAATCCACGCGCTTTTTCAAACAACGTATCCCACATACTCATATAAATAGGCCATTCGTCATGAGCTAGAGGAGCTAAATAAGCTTTGTCTGCTACTAATGGCAAAAGGAAATACGTTGTCGCATATAAATAAGTAAAGAAAATAAAAGCATCATATTCATGATGATGCTGTTTTATATGAACTGTGAGTTCATGAGAAACTGGTCCCTGAGCCTGCATCCATTCTTCTTGTTCTTCTATAGAAGCTGATTTAAAACGAGGAGAAATCTTTTCAGATAGATGATTGAATGCTTTTATATCTCGTGGCTTCTCTACCGAAAAACGCCGCACCTTAACACCTGCAACTTCTGTTATTCCTGGGGAATAGTAATTTTGCCAAGTTAGATAATCTATTGCACAGGTTGTAAGTATTTCCGTATCCCAATATTGAGACATCCGCTGTGCAATTTTCAGGCAGTGAGTTTCTGCACCCCCATTAACCTCTAATCCGCATCGCTGTACTACGAAAGCTATTCGTATCATCTTTTTGTTTTATAAGAAGCTATTTAATGTAGACAATTAATAGAGTTTAAACTTACTATTGGGGATACGCAACAATGACAATATGGCTTGATTTGTTGGCTTCAAATATCTTCATAACTTTTGCCATATCATCTGCACATTCGGAAGTTTCTCAACTTCCTTTTTTTCATTAGCAACTGCATCAAATTTGTCGATTGCTTACCAGTTTGTCAGCTAATTCCAGATGTATCATTATGTTGTTACATAGTTATTTGTCTGAATTTGTGTGTTTTAATTATTAAAATTAATCTACTGATGCGATTAAATCTAAGTGCATCATATCTCCTGTTTGATTAACTTCATTAATATCAATCCAATATTCCATAATCTCCTTATAATCCCAAGCTTTCTTTATATTGTCATCACTTAAAATTATGGATACTGAATTATACAATCCAAACAATTCAGATAGATATTCCTCAGGCTCATTTCCCCCAAACTCTCTTAATGCTTTAGGGTGAAATTCAGTAATGATAGTAGGTAACAATTTCTTTAATATTTTTTTAAAACCTCTAATTGCTTTAAGTTCATGCCCCTCAACATCTATTTTTACAACATTAATATTCTGATATCTTGCAAGCTGCTCATCCAAAATAATAGATTGCGTAAAAACACTGTATTCTGTAGGATTTTTAGTGTTTACAAGATGTCCGTTAGAGCTTCCAATTACCATTTCAAATATGGATTCACAATCAGATGCAGCATATGGAAGTACATCAATATTTCTAAATCTATTTTTTACAATACTCGCAAAAATCAATTGGATGTTATCAGGATTTGGTTCTATTGCAATTACTTTTCCTTTATCCCCAACAACAGATGCGCCCAAGACTGTAAAGTAACCTATATTTGCCCCAATATCAACAAATGTATTTCCCTCATTTAATAGACTAGATAAAATCCTTGTAATATGTGGTTCATGTTGTCTATTTTTGATGATTTCACCTCCAACATCTTGATCTGATAATCGAGCATATATAAACTTTCCCCCAATATCGACTGCTGTAATTTCTTCTTCAGTTTCTAATTTTTTTTTATATTCAGTTGACTGTAAAAATCCAGTTATGAGCTTATCAAGCGTCATTCCAGCTTCTATATGTTTTTTGTAATGTTGAAACCCCTCATTATCTGGAAACCTTTTCAAAATCAGTCTGTATGCATAAACAACATCATCAATTGTTGCTTGGGAATTGAATGGTTTATCAAAGTTCAAAATATTTTTGTTTATTTGTATATTGTTCAATAGCTGTATAGCACTATCCCATAACTTCTTAAACATATCCTTTCCTCTCTGTAGATTCTTAAATCGTCTATCATAATCAACCTAAAAATGCAACTAATCTCATTGCAGCTTTTTTAAAGCATCTATAAATTTCGCTTCAATTATTTCGTTTGTAAAATTTTCTTGATATCGACACCAACCCATTTCACCTAAAGAAGCGCGAGTCGATTCGTTTCTAGCTAGATAGTCTATTGATGCAGCCAACAAATATGGGTCTGGCTTGTCCCATACCAACCCCACTTTTCCTACAGTAGAGGGAATAGCTGATGAGCCGTAAGCTATAATGGACAATTTCATTGCCATAGATTCAACCAGTGGTACACAAAATCCTTCATGTTCACTGGTAATTAAAAAAATCTGAGAAACAAGATAATAAGCTTTCAGTGCTGCTTCAGAAACTCCTCCAGTAAATACTACTGCTTCTTGTAATCCTAAAGATTTAACCTGTTGATAAAGTATTGCGCTATATTTTTTTAATCGTTCATCTTGTTTTCCAACTATTAATAAACGACTATCTTTGTTATAACTATTGTGATATATACTAAAAGCATTAATTAAAGCTATATGTCCCTTGTTGGGAGCAAGGCGACCTACCATTAAAATATTAATTTTTCCATCTTTGTACTTATCTATAACATTGAGGTCTGCCTCAATATGTTGCAAACGTTCTATACGATGAAATGGTGACAAGACTAAAGCTTTTGTTTTCGGGACTCCTTGAGATAATAGTTCTTGTGCATTGTAGTCAGAAGCACATAAATACAGATCGCAATTGCTATTGGCTATAGATTTGAGTTGCTCTCTTCCAGAACGACAGGAAATAACATAATCTGCATTGATACCTTCAAAAAATTCTGGTGGGGTAACGTTATGGTATCTAACAACTTTTTTACACTGAAGATTCTGGAGGAGGTTAAGACCTTCATTCCACCCTACAGAATATTGATAAATTAAAATATCAGATTTTTTAGAAAGAAAACTTTGAATTTCATTTACATGTTTAATCGCTGGTTTGGAAATACCCCAATTTGCTGCAAAAATCTGGGTTCTGTACCCATGTTTTACTAGAGTCTCATACATATGTATGACATCATTACTGACTGCATCACCGCTGGTAATACATGGGCTTAAAATAGCAATATTGCTCATAGCTTATATCCTATGATGGCGTAATCTTGTGGGCCATAGAAATAATCGCTAAACTGTTCAGCAACTTCAGAGCCAATCAGTTTAAATTCTTTAGAAAAAGGATTAAGGTTTATGACCTTGACATTGCACAAACCTCTGATTTCAGCGACAAACTTAACCATGATGCTTGGTAGGGGATTGCGATGGGTGGGATCTATATAAAATAAATGACTTCCTACTTGGACATTTTGTGAATTTGGGGTTTCATAAATTACTAATCCACTAGGCTTAAGTACCCGCACGGTCTCATCAAATAACTGGATTAGCTTTTCAAAAGGTAGATGCTCAATAATATGAAATCCAGTTACTGCACCTAAGCTGCCATCAGGTAAAGATTGTAAATAAGCAATTACATCTGATTCAATCACCTCTAGTCCTCTGGCTCGGCATTGCTCCAACATGATTCTGTTAATATCTAGACCCCATGCCGTATAACCAGACTCTCGCAGCAATTCTAGCCATTCACCACGCCCACAACCTACATCTAAAATCGGAAATTCGGTTGTACCAACCTTTGCTTCTTCGATAAAGGGCAAGTAAAATTTCAATTTGTTGAGGATATCCTCACGACTACCGCGAAATTGGTCTTCAAATGCAGCGTAGAAAGCATCCAGAGAATGTTGATCTTCATTAATAAATGTTTGTAGCTGCTGTTGATTAAATGATTCTGGTAAACGTTGCCGTGCCTCCTCCAGAAACGTTGCGATCAGACGTTTCTGTTGCATGAGGTCATTTTTGAGGTAACTATCATTTTTGATGTAATGCTCATTTAGACTTTGAATGCAAGTATTCATAGCAATCAGTCGCTCATCGAGTCCTTTGATGCGAGTATCTGTAGCATCCAAGCGCTCTTGTACATCAGTTATCGAACTATTTGTGTGAGTATCAATCTTATTAAAGTAACTATCAATGTCTTGAATGCTGCTATTTACAATATGCAAGCGCTCATCTAATGTTTGCAAACGAGCATCTACAGCATTCAGACGTTCATCCATCGCTTGTAAACGAGTACTTACACTATGCACGTGCTCATCCAGATGCGATCGCAAAATTGTTATTTGTTCAATTAACTGCTGATTCAGCAAGGTAGACCTTTTTAAAGCATTAATGACATTAAAGTTTACTTCTCGTTGGTCTTTAAATATAAAATTTAATATTTTGAGTGCTACTTTTTGTATTCCTTTACTTAGATTAAAAGGAAACTGATTCAAATTATCAGGCCACTTTGTACGGACAATTGCTCTAGATTCTGCATTTACAAGTAAAGCCTCAATATGGTTGATCGACAAATTCATTGCTGATACTTCAATATCAGGTTCAATATTGATTTGGGAAAGGGCAATATTGGTTTGGGAAAAAATGGGTGCCTGAGATTGGTTCTTCCGCCTTGCTGCTTCCTCCCGAATTTTTTCCATTAATTCATCAACATTAATTTCAAGTTTGTTTTCATCAATCATGTTCACATTCTCATCTTTAGGGATTACAAATTCTTGTTAATTTAATAATTCTCATGACATCTAAGCTAATTTAGAGCTTTTATCTCTTTTACAGTTTTGGCAGGAACACCTGCTACAAGATGATAGTTAGGAATCTCACCTTTCACGACTGCGCCAGCCGCTACGACACAATGCTTGCCTATTTTACATGGACCTATGACTGTGACATTACTTGCTATCCACGTACCTTCTTCAATGATGATGTCATTGCCTTCTTTCGGAAAATCATACATTCTCTCTTTGCCAAACTTCTTATAGTCGTGAGTTCCAGTTATTAAGCTGACATTATGCCCAAAAAATACATACTCACCAATATAGATATTTCCGGAAGATAAGTTGAAAAACGCATTATTGACAACGCAATTATCTGACATTTTCAGTCTT
It encodes:
- a CDS encoding class I SAM-dependent methyltransferase encodes the protein MIDENKLEINVDELMEKIREEAARRKNQSQAPIFSQTNIALSQINIEPDIEVSAMNLSINHIEALLVNAESRAIVRTKWPDNLNQFPFNLSKGIQKVALKILNFIFKDQREVNFNVINALKRSTLLNQQLIEQITILRSHLDEHVHSVSTRLQAMDERLNAVDARLQTLDERLHIVNSSIQDIDSYFNKIDTHTNSSITDVQERLDATDTRIKGLDERLIAMNTCIQSLNEHYIKNDSYLKNDLMQQKRLIATFLEEARQRLPESFNQQQLQTFINEDQHSLDAFYAAFEDQFRGSREDILNKLKFYLPFIEEAKVGTTEFPILDVGCGRGEWLELLRESGYTAWGLDINRIMLEQCRARGLEVIESDVIAYLQSLPDGSLGAVTGFHIIEHLPFEKLIQLFDETVRVLKPSGLVIYETPNSQNVQVGSHLFYIDPTHRNPLPSIMVKFVAEIRGLCNVKVINLNPFSKEFKLIGSEVAEQFSDYFYGPQDYAIIGYKL
- a CDS encoding glycosyltransferase family 4 protein produces the protein MSNIAILSPCITSGDAVSNDVIHMYETLVKHGYRTQIFAANWGISKPAIKHVNEIQSFLSKKSDILIYQYSVGWNEGLNLLQNLQCKKVVRYHNVTPPEFFEGINADYVISCRSGREQLKSIANSNCDLYLCASDYNAQELLSQGVPKTKALVLSPFHRIERLQHIEADLNVIDKYKDGKINILMVGRLAPNKGHIALINAFSIYHNSYNKDSRLLIVGKQDERLKKYSAILYQQVKSLGLQEAVVFTGGVSEAALKAYYLVSQIFLITSEHEGFCVPLVESMAMKLSIIAYGSSAIPSTVGKVGLVWDKPDPYLLAASIDYLARNESTRASLGEMGWCRYQENFTNEIIEAKFIDALKKLQ
- a CDS encoding acyltransferase, translated to METYIEQYIKQFMSQQYFEERIKDISLNQYIVYGDAQRLKMSDNCVVNNAFFNLSSGNIYIGEYVFFGHNVSLITGTHDYKKFGKERMYDFPKEGNDIIIEEGTWIASNVTVIGPCKIGKHCVVAAGAVVKGEIPNYHLVAGVPAKTVKEIKALN
- a CDS encoding glycosyltransferase family 4 protein; its protein translation is MSQYWDTEILTTCAIDYLTWQNYYSPGITEVAGVKVRRFSVEKPRDIKAFNHLSEKISPRFKSASIEEQEEWMQAQGPVSHELTVHIKQHHHEYDAFIFFTYLYATTYFLLPLVADKAYLAPLAHDEWPIYMSMWDTLFEKARGFIFNTVEERNFLKVRFPKINLEGPVVGVAVDSPKALSAENFRQIYKIDDPFLLYVGRIDPCKGCDELFSYFIELRKQNSTSRKLVLLGKPTMPIPKHPDIIALGFVDDQTKWDALAACDLLVMPSPFESLSMVLLEAWAVGKPVLVSDKCDVLVGQCRRAQGGLWYTCKEEFQVAIEMMNEHIRYQLGLQGKKFVETNYVWSKIEEKYLSLLNK
- a CDS encoding FkbM family methyltransferase: MFKKLWDSAIQLLNNIQINKNILNFDKPFNSQATIDDVVYAYRLILKRFPDNEGFQHYKKHIEAGMTLDKLITGFLQSTEYKKKLETEEEITAVDIGGKFIYARLSDQDVGGEIIKNRQHEPHITRILSSLLNEGNTFVDIGANIGYFTVLGASVVGDKGKVIAIEPNPDNIQLIFASIVKNRFRNIDVLPYAASDCESIFEMVIGSSNGHLVNTKNPTEYSVFTQSIILDEQLARYQNINVVKIDVEGHELKAIRGFKKILKKLLPTIITEFHPKALREFGGNEPEEYLSELFGLYNSVSIILSDDNIKKAWDYKEIMEYWIDINEVNQTGDMMHLDLIASVD